CGCCTTGCTCGGCGACTTACCGGCCTTCGATGGAGATTTCGGCTCTTTCAAAGCCTTGTCCGTCTTCTTCGGCAACAGCACCGGGTTGATGTTTGGCAGAACACCGCCACTGGCAATGGTTACGCCGGCGAGCAATTTTCCGAGTTCTTCGTCGTTCCTAATCGCTAATAGAACGTGCCTTGGAATGAttctgttcttcttgttgTCTCTAGCGGCATTTCCGGCTAACTCAAGAACCTGTAGATCGCGTAGTTAGATAATCGCTAAAATGGCGATTCTAATGAGAGAGATGAAACGGAAGAGGAAAATCGCGATCTGATTACCTCGGCGGCTAGATACTCCATGACTGCTGCTAAGTAGACCGGAGCGCCGGTGCCGACACGCTGAGAGTATCTTCCTTTCTTCAGATAACGAGCGATACGACCGACGGGGAACTGCAAGCCGGCCTTAACGGAACGAGAAACCGATTTCTTCTTCTCGCCGCCTCTCCTTCCTCCTGCACCCTTCTTTGCCTTGCCGCTGGCCTCCATTGAATGCTGCCTGAAGGTCCTACTGTGAAGAAAACGAAGCCGCTGCGCGCCGGAGAGTTACAGTCGATGGTTAAGCAAATAGGCGGGTTTGGTTCGGATCAGGTTTGCGAGTTGCCGCTGATTTTA
The Cucurbita pepo subsp. pepo cultivar mu-cu-16 chromosome LG16, ASM280686v2, whole genome shotgun sequence genome window above contains:
- the LOC111776858 gene encoding histone H2A, translated to MEASGKAKKGAGGRRGGEKKKSVSRSVKAGLQFPVGRIARYLKKGRYSQRVGTGAPVYLAAVMEYLAAEVLELAGNAARDNKKNRIIPRHVLLAIRNDEELGKLLAGVTIASGGVLPNINPVLLPKKTDKALKEPKSPSKAGKSPSKAA